GATCGTGGCCGCCCAGTGCGAACAGCTCGGCCTCGACAAGATCTTCTCCGCCGCCGGCTTTGAATGGCGCGGCGCGGGTTGCTCGATGTGCTTGGCGATGAACCCCGACAAGCTCGTGGGTGATCAGCTCTGCGCGTCCTCCTCCAACCGCAACTTTAAGGGCCGCCAAGGTTCACCGACGGGTCGCACGATTCTCATGAGTCCGCTCATGGTCGCCGCCGCCGCCGTGACCGGTGAAGTCGCCGACGCTCGCGAAGTCTTCGAAGTGGGCGAACTGGCCGCCGTTTAAATCCGCAACTTTAGCGCCCACGGAACACACGGAATTCGCGGAAAAGAAAACCCCGCTCTTTCGTGTCGTCCGTGTATTCCGTGGGCCAACTTCTTCTTTCCTCCTCTTTCCATGGCTCTCGAAAAAATCACCTCCGTCACCGGTAAGGCCGTGCATGTGCCCGGCAACGACATCGACACGGACCGCATCATTCCCGCCCGCTTCATGAAGTGCGTCACCTTTGACGGGCTGGGCGAATACCTCTTCTACGACGTGCGCAAGGACGCCGACGGCAACGACAAGCCGCACCCGCTGAACGACCCGCGTTTCAAGGACGCCACCATCCTGCTCTCCGGTGCCAACTTCGGCTGCGGTTCCTCCCGCGAGCACGCTCCGCAGGCGATTCAGAAGTATGGTTTCCGCGGTATCGTGGCGGAGAACTTCGCCGAGATCTTCTTCGGCAACTGCACCACGCTCGGCATCCCCTGCGCGGTCGCCGCCCGCGCCGACATCGCCAAGGTCGCCGCGGCGGTCGCCGCCGATCCGGCGATCGAAGTGTCGATCGACGTTGATGCCCAGGTCGTGCGCTTCGGCGACCAAAGCATCCCGGCCAGCATCCGCGACACCGCCCGTGATGCGTTGCTCAACGGTCGTTGGGATGCCATCGCCGAGCTGCACGAAGGGGTGCCGCAGGTGAAGGAACTTGCCGCTGGTTTGCCTTACATGGCGGTCTGATCAGGAACGGCTCACGTCCCTTGACGCTTTTCGAAGGTTCAGGAATTTTTCCTGAACCTTTTTTGTATCCACCGCGTCTCTATCGGCGCTGCTTCTCATGATTTTTGCACTCCTCGACGTTCTTAAAGGGGCCGACATTCTGATCTATCCGCTCGGGCTCTGCTCCGTGGCGATGGTCTTCATCATTTGTGAACGGGCTTACGCGCTGCGGCGCGATGCCGTGATGCCGGACGACCTTGTCGAAGCGATCGTGGATGGCCGGGCCTACGCCGGGGGCCGTGATTCGGTGCTGGCGCGCATCATCGAGTTTGCCGAGCGGCATGCCGACGACAGTGACGCGGTGAAGGCCTTTGCTCGGCTCGAGCTCAACCGCATGGAGCGCGGATTGCCGTATCTCGACATCATTTACGCCGCCGCGCCGCTGCTCGGTCTGACCGGCACGGTGTGGTCGCTGCTGCGGGTGTTTTCCTCGCTGACCAGCGATACGGGTTTGCCCGATCCGGTGGCGTTTTCGAGTGGCGTGGCGCTGGCGCTTTCGGCGACCCTGCTCGGTCTCACCATCGCGATTCCGGCGTTGGTGGGTGGTGGCTGGTTGCAGCGACGCGTGGAAAACTACGCGGCGCAGCTCGACGTGATTTTGGAGCGCATCCTCGGCGCGGCGGACGACGAAGCGTCCTCGAAAAGCTGATACGATGAGCGGACTCTACCAACGCCGGCGAAAACGGCCGGAGATGAATCTGCTCCCGCTCATTGATGTGCTGGTGATGCTCATTTTCTTCGCCTTTGTGACCATGCAGTTCCGGTCGGCGGCGACGTTGAACATCACGCTGCCCAAGGTGGAGACGGCCGGTAAGAACGAATTTAAAGGCACGGTCACCATCGGCGTAAGCAACGAAGGCGACATCACCTTCAACGGGCAGGTCGTGAGCGAAGCCGAGGTCGAGGAGCTGTTGCGGCAGGTGCGCGACGTCGACCGCGACATTCCGGTGCTCATCGCCGCCGATGAAACGACGCCGCTCAAGACGGTCGCCTTTCTTATGGATGCCTGCCGCAAAGCGGGGCTGAACAAGTTCAGCCTGCAGAGCCGGTAGGTCGGCGGGGCGTAGCCCCGTCTAGTAGCGAGTAGTGAGTAGCGAGTGGGAGACCGAAACGGTTCTGAGCAGCCCTTCCGGCTGTTTTCTACTCGCTACTCGCTACCCGCTACTCGCTACTGAACCACCATGAAGATCCTCATCACCGGTGTATCAAAGGGGTTGGGTCGCGCGCTGGCGGATACCTACATGGCGGAAGGACATACGGTTATCGGCTGTGGTCGCGATCCGGAGAAGATTCTGGATCTGCGTTTTGAGGCCAAGGAGCCGAACCGCTTCGACATCGTGGATGTGTCGCAGGCCAGCAAGGTCGACGTGTGGCATGAGACCGTTTCGGCCACGCACGGCGCGTTGGACCTCATCATCAACAACGCCGGTCTGATCAACACGCCGAGTCCCTTGTGGGAGGTGAGCACGGCGGAGTTCGAGAAACTGGTGAGCGTGAACATCAACGGCGTGTTCAACGTGATCCGTGCCTTCCTGCCCGAAATGATCGCGGC
This portion of the Actomonas aquatica genome encodes:
- the leuD gene encoding 3-isopropylmalate dehydratase small subunit, whose amino-acid sequence is MALEKITSVTGKAVHVPGNDIDTDRIIPARFMKCVTFDGLGEYLFYDVRKDADGNDKPHPLNDPRFKDATILLSGANFGCGSSREHAPQAIQKYGFRGIVAENFAEIFFGNCTTLGIPCAVAARADIAKVAAAVAADPAIEVSIDVDAQVVRFGDQSIPASIRDTARDALLNGRWDAIAELHEGVPQVKELAAGLPYMAV
- a CDS encoding MotA/TolQ/ExbB proton channel family protein, with translation MIFALLDVLKGADILIYPLGLCSVAMVFIICERAYALRRDAVMPDDLVEAIVDGRAYAGGRDSVLARIIEFAERHADDSDAVKAFARLELNRMERGLPYLDIIYAAAPLLGLTGTVWSLLRVFSSLTSDTGLPDPVAFSSGVALALSATLLGLTIAIPALVGGGWLQRRVENYAAQLDVILERILGAADDEASSKS
- a CDS encoding ExbD/TolR family protein, coding for MSGLYQRRRKRPEMNLLPLIDVLVMLIFFAFVTMQFRSAATLNITLPKVETAGKNEFKGTVTIGVSNEGDITFNGQVVSEAEVEELLRQVRDVDRDIPVLIAADETTPLKTVAFLMDACRKAGLNKFSLQSR
- a CDS encoding SDR family oxidoreductase → MKILITGVSKGLGRALADTYMAEGHTVIGCGRDPEKILDLRFEAKEPNRFDIVDVSQASKVDVWHETVSATHGALDLIINNAGLINTPSPLWEVSTAEFEKLVSVNINGVFNVIRAFLPEMIAAGKGTIVNLSSGLGRRTKPQVAPYCASKFAVEGLTQALAQELPEPLAAVALSPGAVATEMLRTFVGDAADGHPDAAAWVKIAAPFILQLGRKDNGSSLSVPTE